One Passer domesticus isolate bPasDom1 unplaced genomic scaffold, bPasDom1.hap1 HAP1_SCAFFOLD_178, whole genome shotgun sequence DNA segment encodes these proteins:
- the LOC135292020 gene encoding apolipoprotein F-like yields MMWILLFLPLLILGGAASVVTPGLAAGDRALLAELAGLAEPVPRRAPGIPCRTLGPDALPGFSRLPPLPRGLARAAMALALLKAGCAPQADAAALQLARELGTPRAAALLRGLAQVPGAPVPRPLALLLLSLARPGGSACVDPTRLRTPTEPTAPSGWQFPVARPCRGAARRRREDEDACSPAGEREAHRVLDWVPGVSIFYNLGTSVYFAFQGCQATASTRALEAAEDLGYAGLAALTGGLGGPVALGVQLGLQPGLKAGVRALVGYFTSAGEPSPVPTAHSGAVVIV; encoded by the coding sequence ATGATGTGGATTCTGCTCTTCCTCCCGCTCCTCATCCTCGGCGGCGCCGCGTCCGTCGTCACCCCCGGTCTGGCTGCCGGTGACCGGGCGCTGCTGGCCGAGCTggcggggctggcagagcccgtCCCTCGGCGGGCACCGGGCATCCCGTGCCGCACCCTCGGCCCCGACGCCCTGCCCGGTTTCTCGCggctgccgccgctgccccgcggCCTGGCCCGCGCCGCcatggcgctggcgctgctcaAGGCTGGCTGTGCCCCCCAGGCCGACGCCGCGGCGCTGCAGCTGGCACGGGAGCTGGGGACCCCCCGGGCCGCGGCGCTGCTGCGGGGGCTGGCACAGGTACCGGGCGCTCCGGTCCCACGGccgctggcgctgctgctgctcagcctggcacggCCGGGGGGCTCTGCCTGCGTGGATCCCACCCGGCTGCGGACCCCCACAGAACCCACGGCACCCTCGGGCTGGCaattcccggtggcccggccgTGCCGCGGCGCCGCGCGGCGTCGCCGGGAGGACGAGGACGCCTGCAGCCCGGCGGGGGAGCGGGAAGCCCACCGCGTGCTGGACTGGGTGCCGGGAGTCAGCATCTTCTACAACCTGGGCACCAGCGTCTACTTCGCCTTCCAGGGCTGCCAGGCCACGGCGTCCACGCGGGCGCTGGAGGCCGCCGAGGACCTGGGCTACGCCGGGCTGGCGGCGCTCACCGGGGGCCTGGGGGGCCCGGTGGCCTTGGgggtgcagctggggctgcagccggGGCTCAAGGCGGGCGTGCGGGCGCTCGTCGGGTACTTCACGTCGGCCGGGGAGCCCTCGCCGGTGCCCACCGCCCACAGCGGCGCCGTGGTCATCGTCTGA